From one Paenibacillus terrae HPL-003 genomic stretch:
- a CDS encoding methyl-accepting chemotaxis protein, with protein MNLTIKAKMILSALLIPGVIAAMLLTNYILSVQNENKYKDIVNREEAIVYNSKSLQFLLNGISNDERGYLLTRDEQYGKGIESKQSEIVKLLQQTEALLDLNEGDTKKTMDDLKMGINAYFNRVHGLLNTAGYRSTIDTFPPFSDLLDIYENERVLRKQLDVKMMAFVKSQEDMVATKVQEAHQTINNTIWITSILGCLIIIYSIAQSIILIRSIRPLYHMNEQLLEMSAGGGDLRSQLDITTKDEIGMIASSYNKLITGFRNIIVDAQDTARTLSVTAERVSLSTEEMNQANRHTSGVMEELATGMEHQVDDITQTTNAVKELAHGLEHIAVTSQQVYKLSDTAAKDAEAGEQSIGQAMRQMEKVSESVDSSARAVRLLSEQAEQIGMIGSVITGIAKQTGMLALNASIEAARAGEQGRGFAVVASEVRRLSDQVSVSAAEITQFVQHIQDHVGNVASTMQAGTIEVQSGVKIMESAETAFRQIGTSIQQVSEQIHSVNRSVEQMSTGSGQMVGAVERIREVAEQSAGGTQSVSAAAEEQQASMEDIASSIHTLAEMSKLLNARVGGFKV; from the coding sequence ATGAATTTAACGATTAAGGCTAAAATGATTCTTAGTGCGCTGCTTATTCCGGGTGTAATTGCAGCCATGCTGCTGACAAACTACATTCTGAGCGTACAAAATGAGAATAAATACAAGGATATTGTGAATCGTGAAGAGGCCATTGTATATAATTCAAAGTCTCTTCAGTTTTTATTAAACGGGATATCAAATGACGAGCGAGGATACTTATTAACCCGGGATGAACAATATGGAAAAGGGATTGAAAGCAAGCAGAGCGAAATTGTGAAACTGCTTCAGCAAACGGAAGCTTTGCTCGATCTGAACGAAGGAGATACGAAGAAAACGATGGATGATTTGAAAATGGGAATCAATGCCTATTTCAACCGCGTCCATGGATTACTAAATACAGCGGGTTACCGCAGTACGATCGATACGTTTCCCCCATTTTCGGATTTACTCGATATATATGAAAATGAACGGGTTTTACGGAAACAGCTTGATGTGAAAATGATGGCGTTCGTTAAATCTCAGGAGGATATGGTAGCGACGAAAGTACAAGAAGCCCACCAAACCATTAACAACACGATCTGGATTACGAGCATTCTGGGCTGTCTTATTATCATTTACAGTATTGCACAATCGATCATTTTGATTCGTTCCATCCGACCGTTGTACCATATGAATGAACAGTTGCTGGAGATGTCAGCGGGCGGCGGAGATTTGCGTAGTCAACTCGACATTACGACCAAGGACGAGATTGGCATGATTGCCAGCTCGTACAACAAGCTAATCACGGGCTTTCGCAATATTATTGTGGATGCTCAGGATACAGCCCGTACGTTATCTGTGACCGCCGAGCGGGTAAGCCTGAGCACTGAAGAAATGAATCAGGCCAATCGTCATACTTCCGGTGTGATGGAAGAGCTGGCGACTGGCATGGAGCATCAGGTCGATGACATCACACAGACTACAAATGCAGTAAAAGAGCTTGCTCATGGACTTGAGCATATTGCGGTGACGAGCCAGCAGGTGTACAAGCTGTCGGATACGGCTGCCAAGGACGCAGAAGCAGGAGAGCAATCCATCGGTCAGGCGATGAGGCAGATGGAAAAGGTAAGCGAAAGTGTAGATAGCTCTGCTCGTGCTGTACGTCTGCTTAGTGAACAGGCTGAACAGATTGGAATGATCGGTTCTGTCATTACCGGCATTGCCAAGCAGACAGGGATGCTGGCGCTTAACGCGTCGATTGAAGCCGCCAGAGCAGGAGAACAGGGCAGAGGATTTGCTGTCGTAGCATCTGAGGTAAGAAGGCTATCTGATCAGGTATCCGTTTCAGCAGCGGAAATTACACAATTTGTGCAGCATATTCAGGACCATGTGGGTAATGTTGCATCAACCATGCAAGCTGGAACCATTGAAGTGCAGTCAGGTGTGAAGATCATGGAATCGGCCGAAACGGCATTTCGCCAGATTGGCACCTCCATTCAGCAGGTCAGCGAACAGATTCACAGCGTAAATCGGTCTGTGGAACAAATGTCCACCGGATCGGGGCAAATGGTGGGAGCCGTGGAGCGCATCCGCGAAGTGGCGGAACAGTCCGCAGGCGGAACCCAGAGCGTCAGCGCAGCGGCTGAGGAGCAGCAGGCTTCCATGGAGGATATCGCGTCATCCATTCATACGCTGGCAGAAATGTCGAAATTGCTGAATGCAAGGGTTGGAGGATTTAAGGTGTAG
- the yicI gene encoding alpha-xylosidase, translated as MKFTDGYWMVRKGYEIQNPAEIRDIVTDDASMTVYASTHRIEHKGDTLNGALLKATYSSPMPNVIRVRFNHHKGRVHHGPDFEIHTLPTEVDITVGEDAAVLKSGNLSVRVGRGKSWDVGFYVEDRKITGSGHRGPGYITDPQDQPFFREQLELGIGEYIYGLGERFTPFVKNGQVVDIWNEDGGTSSEQAYKNIPFYLSNKGYGVFVNHPEKVSYEIASENVSKVQFSVSGESLEYFIIGGANPKEVLDNYTKLTGKPALPPAWTFGLWLTTSFTTDYDEATVNHFVDGMAERDLPLSVFHFDCFWMKEYQWCDFQWDQDMFPDPEGMLQRLKAKGLKICAWINPYIAEKSILFDEGMENGYLVKTADGGVWQWDMWQAGMGLVDFTNPAAVAWYQDKLKVLVDQGVDCFKTDFGERIPTNVVYHDGSDPVKMHNYYTHLYNKAVFDVLEEKLGKNEAALFARSATAGGQQFPVHWGGDCSSTYESMAESLRGGLSLGLSGFGFWSHDISGFELTAAPDVYKRWVQFGLLSSHSRLHGNESYRVPWLFDEESVDVVRSFTKLKCSLMPYLYPSAVESSVKGLPMMRAMVLEFPQDPTCATLDLQYMLGDSILVAPIFNKEGNVHYYVPEGQWTNLLTNETVTGGRWVNEHHDFTTLPVLVKPNTLLAIGHEDSRPDYDYAEQVAFHLFELGEGQQARTVIVNTSGEEELTVTASRKDAVITVKAEGAVKPWSLVLRSIHEAIQVEGGSSQAGEQGVIITPASSGQQELTIHLG; from the coding sequence ATGAAATTTACAGATGGCTATTGGATGGTCCGCAAAGGCTATGAGATCCAAAATCCTGCGGAAATCCGTGATATTGTGACGGACGATGCTTCCATGACGGTATATGCGTCGACCCACCGGATCGAGCATAAAGGAGACACCCTGAACGGGGCGTTGCTGAAAGCGACCTATAGCTCGCCGATGCCGAATGTCATTCGGGTACGTTTTAACCACCACAAGGGGCGGGTGCATCATGGACCGGATTTTGAAATTCATACCTTGCCAACAGAGGTGGATATTACGGTAGGCGAGGACGCAGCGGTGCTGAAAAGCGGCAATCTGAGTGTGCGTGTCGGCCGTGGAAAGAGCTGGGACGTAGGTTTTTATGTGGAGGATCGTAAAATCACGGGGAGCGGACATCGTGGGCCTGGATACATTACAGATCCACAGGATCAGCCTTTTTTCCGGGAGCAGCTGGAGTTGGGAATCGGGGAGTACATATACGGCCTCGGGGAACGCTTCACTCCATTTGTGAAAAATGGGCAGGTGGTCGATATCTGGAATGAGGACGGCGGCACAAGCAGTGAGCAGGCGTACAAAAACATTCCATTTTACCTGTCTAATAAAGGGTATGGTGTGTTTGTCAATCATCCGGAAAAGGTATCGTATGAAATTGCATCGGAAAATGTCTCGAAGGTGCAGTTTAGCGTCTCTGGCGAATCGTTAGAGTATTTTATTATTGGCGGAGCCAATCCTAAAGAGGTGCTGGATAATTACACCAAATTGACGGGCAAGCCCGCATTACCACCAGCCTGGACCTTTGGTTTGTGGCTGACCACCTCGTTCACGACCGATTATGATGAAGCAACGGTGAATCATTTTGTGGACGGGATGGCTGAGCGTGATTTGCCGCTCTCCGTATTCCATTTTGACTGCTTCTGGATGAAGGAATACCAATGGTGCGATTTCCAATGGGATCAAGATATGTTCCCCGACCCGGAAGGTATGCTACAGCGTTTGAAAGCGAAGGGACTCAAAATTTGCGCATGGATTAACCCGTATATTGCGGAAAAATCCATTTTGTTCGATGAAGGCATGGAGAACGGGTATCTGGTCAAAACCGCCGATGGCGGCGTGTGGCAATGGGATATGTGGCAGGCGGGTATGGGGCTGGTTGACTTTACCAATCCAGCTGCGGTGGCCTGGTATCAGGATAAGCTGAAGGTGCTGGTGGATCAAGGTGTGGATTGTTTTAAAACTGATTTTGGCGAGCGGATTCCTACGAATGTGGTGTATCATGACGGCTCTGATCCGGTGAAAATGCACAATTATTACACGCATTTGTACAACAAGGCTGTATTTGACGTGCTGGAGGAAAAACTGGGTAAAAATGAAGCGGCGTTATTCGCACGTTCCGCTACGGCGGGGGGACAGCAGTTCCCGGTTCACTGGGGCGGTGACTGCTCATCGACATATGAGTCGATGGCGGAATCACTGCGGGGCGGCTTATCGCTTGGCTTGAGCGGCTTTGGCTTCTGGAGCCATGATATTAGCGGCTTTGAATTAACGGCTGCGCCGGACGTGTACAAACGATGGGTACAATTTGGACTTTTGTCTTCCCACAGCCGTCTGCACGGAAATGAATCGTATCGCGTGCCTTGGCTGTTCGATGAAGAATCGGTGGATGTGGTACGCAGCTTTACGAAGCTCAAATGTTCATTGATGCCGTATCTGTATCCGTCCGCTGTGGAATCCTCGGTGAAGGGTCTGCCGATGATGCGGGCAATGGTGCTGGAATTCCCACAGGACCCGACCTGTGCAACGCTGGATCTGCAATACATGCTGGGCGATTCCATTTTGGTGGCCCCGATCTTTAATAAAGAAGGCAACGTGCATTATTATGTACCGGAGGGCCAGTGGACGAATCTGTTGACGAATGAAACCGTAACAGGTGGTCGCTGGGTTAACGAGCATCACGATTTTACAACCCTGCCCGTGCTGGTGAAGCCGAACACGCTGCTGGCGATCGGTCATGAGGACAGCCGTCCGGATTATGATTATGCAGAACAAGTGGCTTTTCACTTGTTCGAGCTGGGTGAAGGACAGCAGGCTCGGACGGTTATCGTGAACACTTCTGGTGAAGAAGAGCTGACCGTCACTGCCAGTCGCAAGGATGCTGTGATTACAGTAAAGGCTGAGGGTGCGGTTAAACCATGGTCACTGGTACTGCGGAGCATTCACGAAGCTATTCAGGTCGAGGGCGGCAGCAGTCAAGCGGGAGAGCAGGGTGTGATCATTACACCAGCCTCAAGCGGACAGCAGGAGCTTACCATTCACTTGGGATAG
- a CDS encoding MFS transporter — MQQGKQPLWTKEFIVLTVSNLFLFLELQMIVSSIPAYVKNTFHASSVQVSLVTTLFALSAIVARLFSARMLEKGHRNTLIFIGLLLGLAGTLGYSVSPTITVLLLMRMLFGIGFGLSSTAFPTMASDVIPAKRLGEGMGYFSLSTSLAMSIGPTIGISMLQYGSFNLLVYTTSAVIVLIFPLAYWLIRTLPKGHVEPPMVPLEEGRKPAFNRKLWIPALLNMLMSITYGGLIGFMALYGDEANLSHPAYFFLFNALSVLIVRPFSGRIYDKKGAKALLIPGSLFLFGGLILLSYAHSDAFMYLSALCYGVGFGVMQPTLQTWMIQVVSPKQRGMANGMFLNSLDFGIAAGALILGIIAKASDYAWMYRLSSLFIVLFLLIYIIQLAVGRKPKTRVPVEG; from the coding sequence ATGCAACAAGGTAAGCAGCCTCTTTGGACCAAGGAATTTATCGTTTTAACCGTATCTAATCTTTTTTTATTTCTTGAATTACAGATGATCGTATCTTCCATTCCTGCGTATGTTAAAAATACATTCCACGCCAGCTCCGTTCAGGTCAGCCTCGTCACTACGCTGTTCGCATTGAGCGCGATTGTGGCAAGGCTTTTTTCAGCCCGTATGCTGGAAAAAGGGCATCGCAATACCCTGATTTTCATCGGTCTGCTACTCGGATTAGCGGGTACGCTCGGATACAGCGTTTCACCAACGATTACGGTGCTGCTTCTCATGCGCATGCTGTTTGGCATCGGATTCGGTTTGAGCAGTACCGCCTTTCCGACCATGGCCTCAGATGTCATTCCTGCCAAGCGTCTCGGTGAAGGAATGGGGTATTTCAGCTTGTCCACCAGCCTGGCGATGTCGATTGGACCGACCATCGGTATTTCGATGCTGCAATATGGCAGTTTTAATCTGCTGGTATATACGACCTCAGCTGTCATTGTCCTCATTTTCCCGTTGGCCTACTGGCTGATTCGCACCCTGCCGAAAGGACATGTTGAGCCGCCGATGGTTCCTTTGGAAGAAGGACGAAAACCGGCTTTTAATCGCAAGCTCTGGATTCCCGCCTTGCTGAACATGCTCATGTCTATTACGTACGGCGGATTGATCGGCTTTATGGCGCTTTACGGAGATGAAGCCAATTTGTCGCACCCGGCCTATTTTTTCCTGTTTAATGCGTTGTCCGTCCTGATCGTACGTCCCTTCTCAGGCCGTATCTATGATAAAAAAGGAGCAAAAGCGCTGCTCATCCCCGGTTCCCTGTTCCTGTTCGGCGGTCTCATCCTGCTCTCCTACGCGCACAGTGATGCCTTCATGTATCTGTCTGCCCTTTGCTATGGCGTCGGTTTTGGCGTAATGCAGCCGACTTTGCAAACGTGGATGATTCAGGTCGTGTCGCCCAAGCAGCGGGGCATGGCAAACGGTATGTTTCTAAACTCCCTCGATTTCGGGATCGCTGCCGGAGCACTTATTCTTGGTATTATCGCCAAAGCCAGCGATTATGCGTGGATGTATCGCCTTTCCTCGCTGTTTATCGTATTGTTCCTGCTCATCTATATCATTCAGCTTGCTGTAGGTCGCAAGCCCAAAACGCGTGTCCCTGTCGAGGGGTAA
- a CDS encoding CBS domain-containing protein — MRKFPDLCSSIMYTTPFHKEVIIIQLSERQREIVDIVQRLAPVTGDKIAEELGLTRPTLRSDLALLVMLGLVDAKPKVGYLPGRYPKYDSHVGTMLKKLTVADVLSDPILISGDATAYDAVLMLFQQNTGTLMVTGEDQELIGIVTRKDLLKVTLGHTDLHAVPVTMAMTRRAQMTTLTPGDSLLEAISRLVRHQVNCLPVMDEQCIETSFVQANGLVGRVTKTDIMNAILSLTEEKT; from the coding sequence ATGCGGAAATTTCCCGATCTATGCTCATCTATAATGTATACTACCCCATTTCATAAGGAGGTAATCATTATTCAACTGTCTGAAAGACAGCGTGAAATTGTTGATATTGTCCAGCGCCTGGCGCCTGTTACGGGGGATAAAATTGCTGAGGAGTTGGGGCTGACGCGACCTACCCTCCGTTCCGATCTTGCGCTACTCGTCATGCTCGGTCTGGTAGACGCCAAGCCGAAGGTAGGATATCTGCCAGGCCGCTACCCTAAATACGACAGTCATGTTGGCACCATGCTCAAAAAGCTGACTGTGGCTGATGTGCTCAGTGATCCGATTTTAATATCTGGTGACGCTACGGCTTATGATGCGGTACTGATGTTGTTTCAGCAAAATACCGGTACGTTGATGGTCACGGGAGAGGATCAAGAGCTGATCGGAATTGTTACTCGCAAGGATCTGCTGAAGGTGACGCTGGGGCATACCGATCTTCACGCCGTTCCGGTAACGATGGCAATGACGCGACGCGCCCAAATGACGACACTCACTCCGGGGGATTCTCTGCTGGAGGCGATATCCAGACTCGTTCGTCATCAGGTCAATTGCCTTCCGGTCATGGACGAGCAGTGTATCGAGACCTCCTTCGTTCAAGCCAATGGATTGGTGGGTAGGGTTACCAAAACGGATATCATGAACGCTATTTTGAGCTTAACGGAAGAGAAGACGTAA
- a CDS encoding TraX family protein, with translation MYWLAMLTMLIDHVGLVFFPTDPAWRIAGRLAFPIYAYALYMGYARTRNMRSYMLRLLGIALISQVPYMLAFDVYRPNVVWTLLISLLALAAASRLKNWATITGLYVLTALVMELSLMDYGAYGLLLVLIYRYTRSYMMVVAHFALNVLYDMVHHANLQHFSLLSTILIACFASGKSGFYSRVPRWLWRSFYPVHLAVIAAIRLWF, from the coding sequence ATGTACTGGTTGGCCATGCTGACAATGCTGATTGATCATGTCGGACTCGTATTTTTCCCGACTGATCCGGCCTGGAGAATTGCCGGCAGGCTTGCTTTTCCAATCTATGCCTATGCGCTGTATATGGGGTATGCCCGCACTCGGAATATGCGAAGCTATATGCTCCGCTTGCTCGGAATCGCTCTGATTTCTCAGGTGCCCTATATGCTGGCGTTTGATGTGTATAGGCCGAACGTGGTCTGGACGCTGCTGATCTCGTTGCTGGCGCTGGCTGCTGCGTCGCGATTGAAGAATTGGGCGACTATAACAGGCTTATATGTGCTCACAGCTCTGGTCATGGAGCTTAGCCTGATGGATTACGGAGCTTATGGACTGTTGCTTGTCCTCATTTACCGCTATACCCGCTCCTATATGATGGTTGTGGCACATTTTGCGCTGAACGTCTTGTATGATATGGTGCATCACGCGAATCTCCAGCATTTTAGCCTGCTGTCCACCATTCTTATCGCATGCTTTGCATCCGGGAAAAGCGGATTTTATAGCCGGGTACCGCGCTGGTTGTGGCGTAGCTTTTATCCGGTGCATCTGGCTGTTATTGCGGCCATTCGTCTCTGGTTCTAA
- the fsa gene encoding fructose-6-phosphate aldolase, with protein MKFFLDTGNIEEIKRIERLGLVDGVTTNPSLIAKEGRVFKEVIQEICGIVEGPVSAEVIGLKAEDMLKEAYEIAKWAPNVVIKLPMTEDGLYACNELTKNGIKTNVTLIFSAAQGLMAAKAGATFISPFVGRLDDIAVDGMKLIRELRQILDIHGLKSEIIAASIRNIKHVEDAALSGAHIATIPGSLLPSLWKHPLTDSGIERFLKDWETVPKA; from the coding sequence ATGAAATTTTTCTTGGATACTGGTAACATTGAAGAAATCAAACGTATTGAACGTTTGGGTCTGGTTGATGGTGTAACAACGAACCCTTCGCTGATCGCTAAGGAAGGTCGGGTGTTCAAGGAAGTCATTCAGGAGATTTGCGGTATTGTTGAAGGTCCCGTGAGTGCTGAGGTCATTGGCTTGAAAGCCGAGGATATGCTCAAGGAAGCTTATGAGATTGCCAAATGGGCACCGAACGTTGTTATTAAGCTGCCTATGACTGAAGACGGTTTGTATGCTTGTAACGAACTGACCAAAAACGGGATTAAAACGAATGTAACGCTGATTTTCTCCGCAGCTCAAGGTTTGATGGCTGCCAAAGCTGGCGCTACTTTTATCAGCCCGTTCGTAGGACGTCTGGATGATATCGCTGTTGACGGTATGAAGCTGATTCGTGAACTGAGACAGATTTTAGACATTCATGGTCTGAAATCCGAAATCATTGCAGCCTCCATCCGTAACATCAAGCATGTGGAAGATGCTGCTCTGTCTGGTGCGCATATTGCCACCATTCCTGGTTCCCTGCTCCCTTCCCTGTGGAAACACCCGCTGACTGACAGCGGTATTGAACGCTTCCTGAAGGACTGGGAAACTGTACCTAAAGCCTAA
- a CDS encoding MFS transporter — protein MQRNKGNLLALGSIPLMMTLGNSMLIPVLPEIGRKLHVSSFRISMLITVYAVVAILLIPIAGYLSDRFGRKAVIVPCLILTVIGGGISAVGAWLLHDQAAYWTIIGGRLLQGVGAAGAFPIVIPLVGDLYENEEEASKNLGVVETYNTFGKVLSPILGAALGAVLWFLPLAVIPGLCLISLILVLWLIHAPKRKNQPITFREFVGNVKQVLAEKGRWLYAIFAVGGICMFVIFGVLFYLSDILESRYNLRGVWKGFVLAIPLVSLCLCSYIGGKIIGKHKKRMKWIGFSGLAVLTISFGILGFFQHIYAVIGLFTLGGAGIGLALPCLDALITKGIEKEERGTITSLYSSMRFVGVSLGPPVVSLLIGSSGHGLLFGVMAGVGGIAALLMLFAVKPKQDETSDEKSDERMNVTGGQTDVSRKKPLSSKLRRKTPAK, from the coding sequence ATGCAACGAAATAAAGGGAATCTGCTTGCATTAGGTTCCATCCCGCTGATGATGACGCTGGGCAATTCCATGCTGATTCCTGTTTTGCCGGAAATCGGACGTAAGCTACATGTCAGCTCCTTTCGCATTAGCATGTTAATTACGGTATATGCGGTAGTTGCCATTTTGCTGATTCCAATCGCGGGATATCTCTCCGACCGATTTGGTCGCAAGGCGGTGATTGTGCCCTGCTTGATCCTGACGGTGATTGGTGGGGGAATTTCTGCGGTGGGGGCATGGCTGCTCCATGATCAGGCAGCATACTGGACCATTATTGGGGGGCGGTTGCTTCAGGGGGTTGGAGCGGCGGGAGCTTTTCCCATTGTCATTCCCCTCGTGGGGGATTTGTATGAGAACGAGGAAGAAGCCAGCAAAAACCTGGGTGTAGTCGAGACCTATAATACATTCGGTAAAGTGCTAAGCCCCATTCTGGGTGCGGCATTGGGCGCAGTCCTTTGGTTTTTGCCGTTGGCAGTGATTCCGGGCCTCTGCCTGATTTCGCTCATTTTGGTGCTTTGGCTGATTCATGCGCCCAAGCGTAAAAACCAACCGATAACGTTTCGCGAGTTTGTGGGAAATGTGAAGCAAGTGCTTGCCGAAAAAGGACGCTGGCTATATGCTATTTTCGCCGTGGGCGGCATTTGTATGTTTGTCATTTTTGGCGTCCTGTTCTACTTATCCGACATACTGGAAAGTCGTTACAACCTTCGTGGGGTCTGGAAAGGGTTCGTGCTGGCGATTCCGCTGGTTTCTCTCTGTCTGTGCTCTTATATCGGTGGGAAAATCATCGGCAAGCACAAAAAACGGATGAAATGGATCGGTTTTTCCGGTTTGGCCGTGTTGACGATCAGCTTCGGCATTCTCGGATTTTTTCAACATATTTATGCGGTGATCGGACTGTTTACATTGGGAGGGGCCGGAATCGGACTGGCATTGCCTTGTTTGGATGCCCTGATTACGAAAGGGATTGAAAAAGAGGAGCGCGGAACGATTACCAGCCTGTACAGCAGTATGCGCTTTGTCGGGGTGTCACTAGGTCCTCCGGTTGTTTCCTTGCTGATTGGAAGCAGTGGACATGGTTTGCTTTTTGGCGTGATGGCTGGAGTGGGCGGAATTGCGGCTCTGCTCATGCTGTTTGCGGTCAAACCTAAGCAAGATGAAACCTCAGACGAAAAATCCGATGAACGTATGAACGTGACCGGAGGGCAGACAGACGTATCCCGGAAAAAGCCGCTTTCTTCCAAGCTGAGACGCAAAACCCCGGCCAAATAA
- a CDS encoding serine hydrolase domain-containing protein, giving the protein MSSLELTPLVCGLTELEIRSCLIFQHGSMALEYYREPQFANELYKINSCTKSVMAALVSIAMDQQIVPQPGTPILEFFPQIAEDSDTRKRDITLEHLLTMSAGFNWTEFGGQNSFPTMSKTSDWVQFVLSQPLANVPGTQMEYNSGCSQLLATILRRASGQAVAEFAEQQLFQPLGIESYHWETDPQGTHTGGFGLHLKPMDMLQFGLLYLNEGSREGRQFIQAEIIRQSTRALLPTAKPQKAFYGWHWWASSFSDETEKSTETDYYYALGFGGQYIVVVPPYDMVVVVTADKFKKKRTPVDIFRQYIVPMLVQQG; this is encoded by the coding sequence TTGAGTAGTCTGGAACTTACACCGCTTGTTTGCGGGCTAACCGAGCTGGAAATCCGTAGCTGCCTGATCTTCCAGCATGGGAGCATGGCGCTGGAATACTACCGTGAACCTCAATTTGCGAATGAACTCTATAAAATCAATTCCTGCACCAAAAGCGTGATGGCCGCATTAGTCAGCATCGCCATGGATCAGCAAATCGTACCACAGCCGGGTACGCCTATCCTTGAATTTTTTCCCCAGATTGCCGAGGATAGCGATACGCGAAAGCGTGATATTACGCTTGAACATCTGTTAACGATGTCCGCGGGCTTTAACTGGACTGAATTTGGCGGGCAAAATTCATTTCCGACGATGAGCAAAACATCAGACTGGGTGCAATTTGTGCTGTCGCAGCCGCTCGCTAATGTACCCGGTACGCAAATGGAGTACAACTCCGGCTGTTCTCAGCTTCTGGCTACCATTTTGCGTCGTGCTTCTGGACAAGCAGTAGCTGAATTTGCCGAGCAGCAATTATTCCAACCGCTGGGTATCGAAAGCTACCACTGGGAAACCGATCCTCAAGGCACTCATACGGGTGGCTTTGGGCTGCATCTCAAACCCATGGACATGCTCCAATTTGGCCTGCTTTATCTGAACGAAGGGAGCCGGGAAGGCCGTCAGTTCATCCAGGCAGAGATAATCCGACAATCCACTCGTGCGCTCCTACCGACGGCCAAACCCCAAAAGGCCTTTTACGGCTGGCACTGGTGGGCTTCGTCCTTTTCAGACGAAACGGAGAAAAGCACTGAAACGGATTATTATTACGCGCTCGGCTTTGGCGGTCAATACATTGTTGTCGTCCCGCCTTATGACATGGTGGTTGTTGTTACTGCTGACAAGTTCAAAAAGAAGCGGACTCCTGTGGATATATTCAGGCAGTACATAGTACCGATGCTTGTTCAGCAAGGGTAA
- a CDS encoding MarR family winged helix-turn-helix transcriptional regulator, producing the protein MNNLPPDCSIGMLLGITHRKMSQQLMHRLKPYDISPEQWSVLYQIYQAEGLNQKEIAAKAVKDQPTTTRIIDLLDKKGWVQRVNSPQDRRAYLLHLTEAGRQLVEETLPVERDANHDFMKGISPADLEQFRQTLLQVHANLTQSEKQGDND; encoded by the coding sequence ATGAATAACTTGCCCCCGGATTGTTCCATCGGCATGCTGCTCGGCATTACCCACCGCAAGATGAGCCAGCAGCTTATGCATCGGCTTAAACCTTATGATATTTCCCCTGAGCAATGGTCGGTTTTGTATCAAATCTACCAGGCAGAAGGTCTCAATCAGAAGGAAATTGCAGCTAAGGCGGTCAAGGACCAGCCGACTACGACCCGAATTATTGATTTGTTGGACAAAAAGGGTTGGGTGCAGCGTGTGAATAGCCCACAGGACCGTCGAGCCTATTTGCTTCATTTGACTGAAGCCGGTCGACAGCTCGTGGAGGAAACTCTTCCGGTCGAGCGCGACGCCAACCACGATTTTATGAAGGGAATTTCCCCTGCTGATCTGGAGCAATTTCGCCAAACTCTTTTACAAGTCCACGCTAACCTGACTCAATCGGAAAAACAAGGAGATAATGACTAA